The Raphanus sativus cultivar WK10039 chromosome 6, ASM80110v3, whole genome shotgun sequence sequence taataaaatagaatatttttggTGAAGATAAGAATACAGTAATTTCgtcaaaaagaagatgatatTTTGTTTGGAATTTTGGCAAATGGGGAGTGTTTTTTTGTAGTATTTTCCCTTGAATTTGAGTCCCTCTAAATTTAATATCGACgtaacaaaaggaaaaaaaagtacAAAAGGTCAAAGAGAACATTTACGTGTCAACTGTGACGCCATCTTTCTCATGAACCTTTTTTATGTCATGATAATGTACTATAAAAACCACACTTCTTGTTCCTTCACATGTTCTCTGAATCTCTCATTCGCCGTCAGAATCATGCTGGCCATCGAGCATGACATGCTCACGACAGTCTCCATTGCATTCTCCCTCTTATTCCTCATATATTTCACCATCCACTCTCTTTGCGATCTCTGGTGTCTCCGCCGTTCAAGGAGTCACCACATTCGCCGTACAATGTTTTTCTTCGCCGCCACCGATCCTTCTCCTGCTTCTTGTGGCCTCGATCCCGCCGTCTTGAAATCTCTCCCCGTTTTCACTTTCTCCGACGCGACGCACAAGGATCCGATCGAATGCGCCGTTTGTCTCTCCGAGTTCGAGGAGGGCGAGACGGGTCGGGTTTTGCCCGGTTGCAAACACGCTTTTCA is a genomic window containing:
- the LOC108807667 gene encoding RING-H2 finger protein ATL2-like; its protein translation is MLAIEHDMLTTVSIAFSLLFLIYFTIHSLCDLWCLRRSRSHHIRRTMFFFAATDPSPASCGLDPAVLKSLPVFTFSDATHKDPIECAVCLSEFEEGETGRVLPGCKHAFHVECIDMWFHSHSTCPLCRSLVEIVTMVEEEEEEQIVIAISHEPVSATEPDSTSRSGSSFAGAPSQSRSSSCQIMMNESDIERGREEIK